A region of the Polaribacter sp. L3A8 genome:
AAGAAGTGTTTAAACTCATCTTTAAATTCTCTGAAAGATCAGCATCCATATTATTAGTGATTGTCAATTTTCGGTAGTCATAATCTCCTTCAAAAATAGCATCTTGTGTTGCTAGACCAATAGAAGTAAAGTATTTAAATTTTTCTCCACCTCCTCTAATACTTAAATTGTGTTGCGCTATTGCAGCTCCACTATTTTTTAATAATCCATCAGCCCAATCATAAGATTTTCTTTGTCCAGAAGTGTATAAATCAAGTCTTTCTTGAGAGAAATCTGCAGGATATACCACATCAGCATCGGGATTAGCAGGATCATATTGATCATTAAATATAGCTGATCTTCCTAAGGTTAAATAATCTGTAGCATTCGCATAGTTTGCAAATGAAATTTCTTTTTGAAAACCATAGTAACCATGATAATCTATTGATGTTTTACCTGCTTTACCTCTCTTTGTAGTTACTAATATAACTCCATTACCTGCTCTAGCCCCGTAAATAGCAGCAGAGGCATCTTTTAAAACTGTAATTGACTCTATATCATTAGGATCTATACGATCAAAGAAAGACTCAACCCCATCTACAATAATCAAAGGAGCTCCAAACCCCCTAATACTTAAAGCAACATTATCTGAACCCGGTAAACCTGGATTTTGATTTGTTAACAATCCAGGTATTTGCCCTATTAATAGGTTTTTTACATTTGTTACTGGGCTATTTACAACATCACCCACCTTTAAAGTTTCAATAGAACCTGTTATGGTTTCTTTTTTTTGAGTACCATAAGCAACTACCACAATCTCATCTAACCCTTCGTTATCTACTACCATTTTAAGAGAAATGTTATTTCTACCATTCACCAAAATTTCTTCAGTTTTATATCCTAAATATCGAAAAACAAGAGTTGCGTTGTCTTCAACTGTAATTTCGTATTTTCCATTAAAATCGGAGACGAAACCTTTTGTTGTATTTTTTTCCAAAACACTAACTCCTGGAAAAGGCTCTCCAAACTCATCAGTAATCTGTCCAGAAACTTTATTCTGCCCAATTAATGATGAAGAGATAATTAGGAAACCTGTCATAATTAAAAATAAGTGCTTCATATTGTATAGTATTTAATTGATTGTTTTTTTTATTTTAAATATTATTTCGATAAGAAATTAAAATAATGATGTAAGATTAAAATTTTAAGTGTTGTAAAAATGGATTAATCAAGGTAAAATATGGACGCATCTATATTTTTCTAAAAAATTATTAAATGCCACCTTACTAAAAAGATAAAACCTACAATTTTATATTTACAATTAATTATTCTTTAATTTAATCTTATAAATTTAACATATAACTTCTTTAAAATTGAAATGAAAAACTAGAAAATAATTTTAAAAGTACTAGTATTTAATGCTGTTAATCTTTACAAAACAATTTATAAACCATTAAAAGCTTAATTTAAACGCTTAACAGTCTTTATTTTCTTAAATCTAAGAATCTATTATATTTCAATTGAGAAAATTAACTGCATTTTGATATTTATAATTTTATTTAGTTTTTTTTATGTTATAATTAAAATAGGCATATAATTTTATCAAATATACAATGACCTATTAACAAATAAAATAGACGAAAATATTAAAAATATAGATAAAAACACTTAGGTAAAAAAAATATTTATTTCACAAAAACCTTCATAGATACCTAAATTAAGGGTTTTTTTTTAATTAAAAAAGACCAACTAAATTAAATAGTATAATTTATGGATTTAATCACTTTAAAAAAAAAGCATATATTTACAAATAAACTACCATTTAAAATGAATAAAAATTAAAAGTAAATTTTACTATGGATACAACTGCTTTAAGAGAAGGCTTTTTGGGACAGAAATTAATTTCATTACCAAAATCTATAATTAGTATTGCAAAAAACAACCCTATTACTAAAAATTTTTATATTACTGATTTAGGTCATTATCCAAAAGCAAATAATCATTATAGACGAAGAAAAAAAGGGTCTACTGAATATATTTTGATATATTGTACCAAAGGGCAAGGCGAAATTATTTTAGATGATGTAAAATATATAATTTCTCCTAATGAATTTTTCATAATACCAAAAAAAGTTAAGCATGAATACAGAGCAGATGAATCTGATCCATGGACAATTTATTGGTTTCATTTTAATGGAGTTCTAGCTAAAGAATTATTTAATAGATATAAAGCTACAGATGCTAAAAATTATAAAAACACACCTTTTTCAAAAGAAAAAATAACATTGTTTGAAAAAATTTTTAATCTTTTTGATCATAATAATTTAGAAAATCAAATAGAGTATGCAAATTTATTAAGTTTAAGTTTTATTAGTACTTTTATCTACCAAGATTCAGATTTTAAAGTAAACAGAAGCGATAATGATAACGTTATCAATTCTATTAAAAATTTCTTGTTAGATAATTTGGATAAAAATTTTACTTTAGATGAAGTTGCAAACAAATTTAATTATTCAAAATCTTACTTGCACACAAAATTTAAATCAAACACAGGCTACCCAATAATGGTATTTTTTAATCTTAAAAAAACTCAAAAAGCTTGTGAGTATCTAAATTATACAGATTTAAGCATTAAGGAAATTAGCTACAAAATTGGCTTTGAAGATCCGTTATATTTTTCTAGAATATTTAAAAATTTCATGGGTAAATCACCAAGAAATTACAAAAAAAGTCAAATAAAGTAATATTTTTCAAGAATCTAAAAGGGTATTTTTTTTAGAACTATTAATAAAATTTATAACATTATCTTAATTAGAAATCTTCACTAACTTTCTAAACAAAAACGCTGCAAACGCCTGAATTACAATTATTTTATCTAAAACACCTGCACTAAAATAATTATAACTATTTAATGGATTATATTAAAGATTCCCCTAACATATATGTTAAATAAATATTCTTAGTAACCATCCTCACCGTTTTTTTTTGGCACCATCTTTAATAAATGATACCGAATATGCAAACCTATAGAAGTACATATCTATAAACTCTTTCTTGCAAGAATCTTCATTAATAATAACTTATGGTGTATACAATTATGGTTATTGTTAATCAGTATAAAACATAAATTTGCCTAAGAAGTTTAGCTAAAGATTATCAAAAGAAAACAATTATTTTTATTCTTTTAAAATTTTAACAAAAGCTGGTTTTTCTAAAAATATTTTAGCTAAATAAATACCTGAAGCTTCATTTTTTAGAGAAAGTTGAATTTGACCACCTACAACTTTGTATTTACTATTTGTAATTAACCTACCTGCTTCTGTATAAATATGCACTAAAACATCTTTTGAAGCATTAGGCACAGGTACTTTAAAATTTCCAGAAGTTGGGTTTGGAAATGCTTTAACGGATTCTGTTTCGTTTATAACATTATTATTTATAGACAAAGAGCTAACGTCTATTTTAAAATCGAAAACACCACTTCCATAAGTAGTAAATCTTACGATATCTTTAGACTTAATATACTGTACATCTGTAAAGCTTGTTAATTCAGGCACATCATCTCCATTCATTTCAAACCATTTATCTTCTTCTGTAGAATATACCCAGATTCCACTAAAATTACAAGCAGCAAATATAAATTTTCCTGAAGGAGCTACTGTAAAATCCATAATTTCATTAACATTAAGACCAATATTGTGGTTGGTGAATGTTATACCACCATCTTTAGAAATTAAAAAAATGTTGCCTTTACCTGTATAATACACTGTAGACTCATCTGCAGGACTTCCTTTTATAACCTGTCTTTGCTTTGTATGCTTATCTGTTTGACCAGGCATAGTGCCAGCATAAGTTGTTTCTGTAAAAGTTGTACCACCATCTGTTGAATAGAAAAATTCTCCAGTTTTTAAACCAACATACCACCTATTTGTATTTACTGGAGAGTAATTAAAACTTACTGCAGATCCTGGAAAAGTATAAGGATGAATTGTTCTAATTAAAGTACTACCATTATAAGTAATCTTTTCTAATTTATTTTGACCAGAAGGAATATAAATAGCATCCTCATTATTGTCTGGTGAAGGAATCATGCTTGTTGCCCACCAATTTCCATAATAGTTTTTCCCAACAACAGTGCCATAATTACCTCCATTAGTTGTGCTTGCTCTTCCTATTCTACCATACCAATACCAAAACCAAACTGAAGATTCATTTTTAGATAAAGCGACTCTAAAAACATCTGTATTCGCTTCTCTTGCAGTTTCATAATATCCGTTTTGAGATGGTGTTCCAGAAAAACTCTGTGAACCCCTATCTTGATTTGCTACGTATATTTTATCGTGAATTTCACTGGTAACAGCATCATAAGAAAGCATATTAGGGCTTCCTCTATTAATACTTTTCCAAGAACTCCAATCAGATGGATCTGTGGTGTAATAACTACCAAAATGAAATCCTGAAAAGGTAAAACTACCTCCATCTTCTTTATCATAAATTCTAAAATGTTCTAAATCCCAAACATAAGTTCCTGGACTTAAACGATGATTATTTCCTGCAAAACTAGCTCCAAAGTTTTGAGAAATAAATAAATCTATAAATCCTTTAAAAACAATATTTGGTTTTGTAGGATGCATTTCCACTATATTTCTGTCATTGGTATTATTTGTATGTTCCCAAGTTTCTCCTTCGTCTTTTGAATAATATATATTCTTGTTTCCACTACTTACATAAAAATAATAAACCCCACCAACTAAAGCTCCATGTAAGGTGTCTACTCCTGTAAAAGTTTGTGTTGGTTCTTTTATGATACTAAATTCACTCTCTCCTGCTTCCAGTTTAAAAATAAATATTTTCGAATCACTTTTTCTCCTAACAAAAGCGTAAATACTATTGTCATTATGAGGTTTAAGAGTATTAACCTCAAAAGAACTTCTAGAAAACTTATACCTAGATTCTCTATAATTTAAGCCGTAATCATCTGAAATAAAAAGTTTATCAAAACCAGAGTTGCCTTCAAAATTACCTCCATGAGCAACAACCCTTCTTCCTGTTGGCGTTTTCACAACATGCGTTTTAAAGTTTAATGAATTTTGAAATAAGGCTCCATTGGCTGTTGTCCAAGTTCTACCTTCATCATCAGAAAACTCCATACCCCCATTTGATTGTTGATTTACAAGACGAAAACTATTATCTGGTAAATTAACACCACTTAAAACTAAACCTCTAAAATTTAAACTACTATTTCCTAAAAAATTTCGCTTATGATTTCTAAGAGACCATTTTACTTGTTTAGTATCATCAATTTTATAGAGGTGACCTGGTCTAGAAAGTACATACACCTCTTCGTTAACAGGGTCGTAAACAGAACCAAGTGCATCCGAACCACCTTCAGTATAACCTGGTCCTACATTTGATGACATATGTAAATATTTTTGCGCCCAACTTCCATTAATTCTCTTATTTGCATAAGAATAACTTGGTAAATTAGAAAAATATTCTATTTCTCTATTTGGCTTTTTCTTACTGTAATCTGTAAACTGATTGCCAGAAACTTTTAGCTCTTCCCTCCAATTTGCGTAGTCTTTCAAGTCTTTTTCTTCTAATTTAGCAGGATCAAATGGTGGTGGTTGGGGAAACATAATTTTTGGCCTCCCTTTCTTTTCTTTATACTCAAAGTTAGCATCTGTACTATTGTTACTTTCTGGTAAATTATAATATATAAGTGATGTTATTACAATTATAACAAGTGATAGTATTAAGGTACTTTTTTTCATAATGAATTATATTTTTAAATTTTATAAATCTAATTGATGTATTAAAAACACTAATTATACTTTAAAAAAAAATCGTTTTTATTAAACAATTGAGTCAAAAAATGATAATTCCAAATTTAAAATTAACTAAGTAGAAAAATATAGATATAATAACTTAAAAAATAGATAATAACATTTAAAAGAAGTTTTAACAAGGCTCTACAAACCCATATAATTAGTGTTTTAAAAATACTTTGAGAAAAGCAGAATCAACAAACTATGTTTATCCTTTAGAGACAACAGGATTAAAGATTACTTAGACTTCCTAATCAGTTTATTCGATTTTATGAAAGATAACTTTAATAAAAAACCTTTTTTCTTTGTTGAATAAAATTGACCTAAAATCTAACTCTTTAATTATAAATATTAAATTTCTTCAATTAGGTTTTTTTAATTTTTAGTTTTTTTGCTGTGGTAGTTTTTTGATAATTTGAGATATTCCAATCTTTAGAAGTAATATGTATGGACTACCTTGTAAATTTGTGACTATTTTTTTAAGCTACATTTTTAATAATTCCCCTCAATTTTATTTCCCTTCATCATTCAACTTATACTTTTTGGAAATATTTTTTAAGAAACTTTCGGATACTTTAAGAAGAAAATTACCAGTAATTTCATTGGATGATAAATCTTGAGAACCTCCATTACCAGATACTTTTTGAAATGCAAAAAGTGTACTAGTTTCTTCATCAAAAAAAATAGAGTATTCATTAACTCCTTTTATTTTAATAATTTTATAACTCAGGCCAAAGCTTGCTAAGACGTTTATTATAAGCTTCTTTTTCTCCTTTATTTAATTTCATTTTAAAAGCTAATCTTTGTATAAGATTAAATTAATAAAAAAAATCATTCTAACTTTTAATAAAAAAAGTTAGAATGATTTAAAAAAATATTTTATAATTCTAAATAAAACTTATTCCTTTATTATTTTTTTAGAGAATTTTTCACCATTTACACCAACCATTTTTAAAATATATAAACCAGTTGATAACGAAGTTACATTAAGATTAATATCTCCGTTTGAATTACTAACTGTTTTCGATAACACTTTATTACCTAAAACAGAATATATAGAAATTTGCTTCACTTTAGATGTAGCACCTTTAACTGTTAATTGGTTATTAGATGTATAAACAGAAAATGCATCTAAACCAAAAGTATTAACACTTGCTACTGCAGCTTCTATAAGATGGTATTGAATTACATCAATACCTCCTCCATCGAATTGCACAGGGTCTCCTGCTGCAGATGGAATTATACCATATCTTGAATTAGTTCCCCATGGTGTTTGTAAAAATAATGCATTGTTTCCATCTGATGGGTTACTTCCTGTTGAGTCAGCAAGTCCGTCTGCATTAACTTTAGTTTTTCTTCTTTGAAACTGGTCTTTACCACTCCAATCACCAACTTCAACCTCTTTTGGAAGTCTTTTTTCAACAGTAAGAGTATAAGTTGGATGATCTGCTTCTACACCAGATGTAGTCATTGTCCAGTCAATTCCGCCTGCCTTTGAAGTAATTTCCACCAATCCTGGAGAAGCAGGAGTTCTATGTACTGCTATGTACCAAACTTGTGCTGCATTATTGTCAGGTAATTCTTCTGCCCAAACTAAAGCACCAGTAGCTCCATCAATTGTCATATAAAGATTAGTATCCAAACCCGATGTTGAAATTTTATAAGAACCGCTTGTGGTATATAATGCTTGCCCTTGCACTATTGTTGCGCTAAAAAATACAACAGCTAATAAAGTTAATTTAAGTAATTGTTTTTTCATAATAATAAATTTAAATGTTAATAATGGTTACAATATATAATATAAACCAATTACAAGTATCCTGCTCTCACCTGCTTTTAGCTTTTAGTTATAACCAAAAAATAGCTTTTTAACTGTATTAACTTCAGTCTTTAACCTGTTGCGCTTAGGGTGATCATGTAAAAAAGTTGTACACCCTGTTAAATAACAGTAAATTGTAGTTATCTCATAATAATTTAAAGAGGCACAATTTTCAAACAAATTACAACAAAATTCTTTAAGTATTAAATAGTATTGAACCAATAAGTTGCTTTTTAGTTTAAATCTGCAAACCTAAATCACCAGATAATGAGTTAATTGCTATAAACCTAACCTCTAAATATATAGATATAGACAGCAAATCTCAGTTGTTTAGAATTTTACCTTTATCATTACTCAACAAAATAGAACGTTCTGTTTATAATAGAAGAAAACGTAAATTATTTTATGCTCAAGATCAAATTCGTAAAAAATTAGTTTAATACTTTCACAAATTTGAACACTATTTTATTGAAGATAGTATGCCATTCGAAGTCTGCAAATTAGCGAGAGATTTAGAAGTAAGATCTTAATGATTCATCAAGTGAAATCTTGGATAAGAACAACCCATTATTGGATAAGTGACTTTAATCTAAATAGAAATTTTAATGAATTCTGTGTTAGAATTAATCGATCACAAAGTAAAGCAACAATATTCAATAACTTAATAATTAAAATGGTTGAAAACGATAAAGTAGAACATCACAAAATTATTTGTAACTAACTACTGACTTTTAAATATGTTTATTTTATTCTCCTTTATTCATCCAAAGAGTAACTCGTGCTAATTTGTCAAAAGGAGGGTAGACATATATGCCACCTGTTACCATATCCATATGTCCATCGTTATTAAAATCACCTAGTTCTAATGTAATTAAGTGTGTTGGAGATTTAGCAATAGTGTGTTTTTTAAAATTATTTTTACCATCATTTTCAAGTAATACTAAGCTTTCTGCGGTTGGTTTATCCCAATAGTTAAAGCCACTTACAACTAAAATATCTTCATCATTATCTTTATCAATATCAGTAGTTCTTGCACTAAAAGCACCAGGGAAATTAATTATAGGATGATATTTAAACTTTAAATCACCTAAGTTTTCTAGCCATTGTACCCCATGCCAAGGTCTTGGTAAAGGAGGCAGGTAATCGAAAGCATCTCCATTTGTATATAAAATATCTGGTTTTCCGTCTTTATTTATATCAGAAATTGAAATACCACTAGATCCATAATCTTCATTATTAGAACCCCATAATTGTTTAGGTGTAAAGTTGCCTTTTCCATCATTTTCAAAACAATATATTTTTTCCCATTCTTGGGTAACTAGAGAAATAATATCTAAATCATTATCAAAATCAATGTCTATTAATTCTACATTTATTGGGCCAGAAAGATTTTGTAAAGGGTGATTTTTAAAGGTCCAATTCCCTAAGTTTTCTATCCAAGAAGTTTCTCCGTCATCATAACCAAATTGTGCAACAGCTATATCTATATCTCCATCACCATCTAAATCTCCTGCTCTTACATCTGCAGCACGCGATATGTTTTCAATAACAATTCGCTTTGAAAAATTATTTTCCCCATCATTTTCAAGAACAACTATAGAACCTATTTTGTCATTGCTTGGAAAAAGCATACCAAGAAGAGCAACAATTAAATCCTGATCCCCATCATTATCAAAATCAAAAACCTGAACATGAGCAGGTGCTTTAATATTATCTGCAACTATTTTTTCTGTAAATATACCTTTTGGATGTTGCGTAATTATTGATATCGTGTTATTCTTTATATCGCATACTACAACATCTAACAAATTATCTTGGTTAATATCACCAACAGCAAGATTTGATATTTGCGGAGGCTCTTCAAATGAATTACCAATAGCGATTGGTGTAAATTTTTTATCAATATTTTTTAATAATTTATTTTCAACTTGTGCTTCATTTTTTTGTTGTTCAATATCATTCTTACTTTGACCTTTGTTTTTACAATTAATAAGTAAAACCGAAATGCAGCAAAGAAAAAGTATGGTATTTACTTTTCGAATTATACGTTTTTTAGGTTTTAATTTTTTTGTTGATAAATAAATTTTATTGTTTAACATAATTATTTTTCTTGTGATTTATTGTTCATATTTATTAGGTAATTAGTAATGCAATCAACTTCAATACTCGTAAGGCTAGGTTTTGGCATTTTATTGCTCTTAAACAATAGAGATTTTTCGTAATCGGGGTCTATAATTGATTTTTTAATATAGTTACTGTCAATTATAATAGCGTATTCTTTACCATTTCTAATTACTTGCTTTTTAGTTCCTAAAATGAAATTTAAAGAAGGGCCATAAAGTTTATCTTTAGATAAAGAATGGCAGGTGGTGCAGCCAACAGAAGTAAATAATTCTCGTCCTTTTTGTATTTTTTCTAAATTAATTTTTTCTGTCGAATCTTTACATCCTAAAACCAAAGAAGAAACAATTAAAAGTAAAAAATACATCATTATTTTGTTAGGGTACAACATAAGTTTCGGTTTCAATAAAAATAGAGTATAAAAGTAAGGGAATTTAAAAAATTAGGATTGTTATTTCTTATTTTATTTATGTTGATAAAGGTTTTTGCTATTTTAGCAAATCAATAAAATTGAAATGAATAGAAAAAATAAATTTTTTAGTGTTTCGTTTATCCTTGTTTTAGGTTTATCATACTTAGTAATCACTAATTATATTAATAATAAATATGCTAATAGATTACCTGCTGTTCCAGATTTAAAAGAAACTTCAATAATATTTCAAAAATATATTACAAATGTTAATGCAAATACTCTAAACAAAGCGTCTGCTGCTAACCTTGGAGAGTTGGGAATGGTTTATCATGCTAATAATTATTTTGAAGAAGCTGAAACTTGTTACCAATTAGCTATTGAACGAGATTCTAAAGTATGGAAATGGAGTTATTATTTGGGATGTTTAAAAAGAGAACTTAGTGATTCTGAAAATGCTATAAAGTATTTTAATAATGTTTTAGATATCCAACCCAATCAGTATTTGGCTTTGTTTTATAAAGCTGAAGCATATAACCAAATTGGGGAGACTGCTAAATTTGAGAAAATACTTAAAAGCCTTTCCGGAATGGATAAGAAATTTTTTGAGTTAAAGAACTCAAAAAGAACTTCATATTTTTCACTTCCAGTCTATGCTCGTTTAGAATTAGCAAAACTTAATATTAATATTGGTAAGCTTGAATTAGCCGAAAATCAATTAAAAGAATTGATTTCTAATGAAATTTCTTTTGGACCTGCTTATAAACAATTAAGTGTTATTTATGCACAAAAAGGGGATCAAAAATTGAGTAAGTATTATTCAGATCGATCTAAAGATTTAGAAGATTACACTCCGCCTGCAGATCCTTTGTTGGATACGTTGTGCTATTATTCTAGATCTGAAACCTATCTATTAAAACAAATTGAAGATGCGATTAGAAATAGTAATTTAGATTGGGCATTAGAGTTGGTCAATCTTGGTTTAAGAAATATTCCAGAGAGTAAATATGTGCTTTCTAAAGCTGTTAGACTTTATTTGTCTATGAATATGGCAAGAAGAACAGTGCCTTATTTAGATAAGCATCTAGAAGGTTTTAAAGAGGATTATAAAGAGTTAGTAGATGTTGGAAAAGGATTGTCTAATTATGGTTTGAAAAATTCAGCCCAAAAGTACTTCTTAGCTGCTGAAAAAAATGAAAATGAAAAACCAGCAACTAAATCTCGATTAGCAGGAATATATTTTGAAAGGTTAGGTATGAAGGAGAAAGCTTTTGAATTAATGAATGATTTATTAAAGCAGTACCCAAATGATCCTGCTGTAATCGGTGGAGCTACAGCTTTATCAATTCAAAATGGAGATATGTTAAATGCAAATAAATATTTATCAACACTAAAGAAACTTGATTCTAAAAATCCACGTATAAATGTTTTTAAAGGATTAATAGCTAAGAATATTGGAGATACAAAAGGAGTGATAAAGTATTATGAACTTGCTTTTAAAGACGTCCCAGATCAGGCATTTATAATTAACTACCTTTCTGATTATTATAGAAAGAATAAAATGTGGAAAGAACTTGCTGATTTATATGAAACCGCTTTAAATTTTTCTCCAAACAACCCAAACCTCCAAGAAGGATATGGTTCTTTTTTAATTAATTGTCCAAATAAAAAAATGCGTAATCCTAAGCAAGCTAGAGAGTTTAGTGAGAGAGCGTTAATAAATTTTAGATCTAATGTGCAAGTACAAGTTGCTGCTGGTCAATCTTTAGCGATGTCTTATTTTCAATTAAATGAAAGAGGTAAAGCTTTGTATTATATTCATAAGACAATACAAGTTGCTAAAAGCACTCGTTTTTCTATGGATTATATAGCAAATCTTGAAGGTATGTTAAGAGAGTTTCAAAAAGTTGTTACTTCAAATTAATAACAGACTAAATTAACCACAATGAATAGAATTTTATATTATAGTTTATTTACTTGTTTTGTAATAAGTTTTTTAGCCTGTGGGCATAAAAGCGATAGCGGTTTTATATCCATTTTTAATGGTAAAAATTTAGACGGATGGAAAGGAGACGCTAATTATTGGTCGATTAAAGACGGAATTTTAGTAGGTGAAGTTACTCCAGAAACCATTTTAAAAAGAAATACTTTTATCATTTATGAAAAAGAACAACCTTCTAATTTTGAATTGAAATTAGAATATAGAATTTCTAAATCTGGTAATAGTGGTGTCAATTACAGAA
Encoded here:
- a CDS encoding AraC family transcriptional regulator, translating into MDTTALREGFLGQKLISLPKSIISIAKNNPITKNFYITDLGHYPKANNHYRRRKKGSTEYILIYCTKGQGEIILDDVKYIISPNEFFIIPKKVKHEYRADESDPWTIYWFHFNGVLAKELFNRYKATDAKNYKNTPFSKEKITLFEKIFNLFDHNNLENQIEYANLLSLSFISTFIYQDSDFKVNRSDNDNVINSIKNFLLDNLDKNFTLDEVANKFNYSKSYLHTKFKSNTGYPIMVFFNLKKTQKACEYLNYTDLSIKEISYKIGFEDPLYFSRIFKNFMGKSPRNYKKSQIK
- a CDS encoding T9SS type A sorting domain-containing protein; its protein translation is MKKQLLKLTLLAVVFFSATIVQGQALYTTSGSYKISTSGLDTNLYMTIDGATGALVWAEELPDNNAAQVWYIAVHRTPASPGLVEITSKAGGIDWTMTTSGVEADHPTYTLTVEKRLPKEVEVGDWSGKDQFQRRKTKVNADGLADSTGSNPSDGNNALFLQTPWGTNSRYGIIPSAAGDPVQFDGGGIDVIQYHLIEAAVASVNTFGLDAFSVYTSNNQLTVKGATSKVKQISIYSVLGNKVLSKTVSNSNGDINLNVTSLSTGLYILKMVGVNGEKFSKKIIKE
- a CDS encoding c-type cytochrome, with the translated sequence MMYFLLLIVSSLVLGCKDSTEKINLEKIQKGRELFTSVGCTTCHSLSKDKLYGPSLNFILGTKKQVIRNGKEYAIIIDSNYIKKSIIDPDYEKSLLFKSNKMPKPSLTSIEVDCITNYLINMNNKSQEK
- a CDS encoding FG-GAP repeat domain-containing protein; translated protein: MLNNKIYLSTKKLKPKKRIIRKVNTILFLCCISVLLINCKNKGQSKNDIEQQKNEAQVENKLLKNIDKKFTPIAIGNSFEEPPQISNLAVGDINQDNLLDVVVCDIKNNTISIITQHPKGIFTEKIVADNIKAPAHVQVFDFDNDGDQDLIVALLGMLFPSNDKIGSIVVLENDGENNFSKRIVIENISRAADVRAGDLDGDGDIDIAVAQFGYDDGETSWIENLGNWTFKNHPLQNLSGPINVELIDIDFDNDLDIISLVTQEWEKIYCFENDGKGNFTPKQLWGSNNEDYGSSGISISDINKDGKPDILYTNGDAFDYLPPLPRPWHGVQWLENLGDLKFKYHPIINFPGAFSARTTDIDKDNDEDILVVSGFNYWDKPTAESLVLLENDGKNNFKKHTIAKSPTHLITLELGDFNNDGHMDMVTGGIYVYPPFDKLARVTLWMNKGE
- a CDS encoding T9SS type A sorting domain-containing protein yields the protein MKKSTLILSLVIIVITSLIYYNLPESNNSTDANFEYKEKKGRPKIMFPQPPPFDPAKLEEKDLKDYANWREELKVSGNQFTDYSKKKPNREIEYFSNLPSYSYANKRINGSWAQKYLHMSSNVGPGYTEGGSDALGSVYDPVNEEVYVLSRPGHLYKIDDTKQVKWSLRNHKRNFLGNSSLNFRGLVLSGVNLPDNSFRLVNQQSNGGMEFSDDEGRTWTTANGALFQNSLNFKTHVVKTPTGRRVVAHGGNFEGNSGFDKLFISDDYGLNYRESRYKFSRSSFEVNTLKPHNDNSIYAFVRRKSDSKIFIFKLEAGESEFSIIKEPTQTFTGVDTLHGALVGGVYYFYVSSGNKNIYYSKDEGETWEHTNNTNDRNIVEMHPTKPNIVFKGFIDLFISQNFGASFAGNNHRLSPGTYVWDLEHFRIYDKEDGGSFTFSGFHFGSYYTTDPSDWSSWKSINRGSPNMLSYDAVTSEIHDKIYVANQDRGSQSFSGTPSQNGYYETAREANTDVFRVALSKNESSVWFWYWYGRIGRASTTNGGNYGTVVGKNYYGNWWATSMIPSPDNNEDAIYIPSGQNKLEKITYNGSTLIRTIHPYTFPGSAVSFNYSPVNTNRWYVGLKTGEFFYSTDGGTTFTETTYAGTMPGQTDKHTKQRQVIKGSPADESTVYYTGKGNIFLISKDGGITFTNHNIGLNVNEIMDFTVAPSGKFIFAACNFSGIWVYSTEEDKWFEMNGDDVPELTSFTDVQYIKSKDIVRFTTYGSGVFDFKIDVSSLSINNNVINETESVKAFPNPTSGNFKVPVPNASKDVLVHIYTEAGRLITNSKYKVVGGQIQLSLKNEASGIYLAKIFLEKPAFVKILKE
- a CDS encoding tetratricopeptide repeat protein — its product is MNRKNKFFSVSFILVLGLSYLVITNYINNKYANRLPAVPDLKETSIIFQKYITNVNANTLNKASAANLGELGMVYHANNYFEEAETCYQLAIERDSKVWKWSYYLGCLKRELSDSENAIKYFNNVLDIQPNQYLALFYKAEAYNQIGETAKFEKILKSLSGMDKKFFELKNSKRTSYFSLPVYARLELAKLNINIGKLELAENQLKELISNEISFGPAYKQLSVIYAQKGDQKLSKYYSDRSKDLEDYTPPADPLLDTLCYYSRSETYLLKQIEDAIRNSNLDWALELVNLGLRNIPESKYVLSKAVRLYLSMNMARRTVPYLDKHLEGFKEDYKELVDVGKGLSNYGLKNSAQKYFLAAEKNENEKPATKSRLAGIYFERLGMKEKAFELMNDLLKQYPNDPAVIGGATALSIQNGDMLNANKYLSTLKKLDSKNPRINVFKGLIAKNIGDTKGVIKYYELAFKDVPDQAFIINYLSDYYRKNKMWKELADLYETALNFSPNNPNLQEGYGSFLINCPNKKMRNPKQAREFSERALINFRSNVQVQVAAGQSLAMSYFQLNERGKALYYIHKTIQVAKSTRFSMDYIANLEGMLREFQKVVTSN